One window of the Camelina sativa cultivar DH55 chromosome 1, Cs, whole genome shotgun sequence genome contains the following:
- the LOC104790991 gene encoding ankyrin repeat domain-containing protein 2B-like gives MASSSEKSTLLPSDEQNDTKEESKSTKPESGSGASPSPSPSPTDFSAFDFSGMAGILNDPSIKELAEQIAQDPSFNQLAEQLQRSVPTASHEGGLPNFDPEQYMKTMQQVMENPEFRTMAERLGNALVQDPQMSPFLEALGNPAATEQFAERMAQMKDDPELKPILAEIDAGGPSAMMKYWNDKDVLAKLGEAMGIAVGGDQSVAPKPEEAEEGEEEESIVHQTASFGDVEGLKAALASGGNKDEEDSEGRTALHFACGYGEMKCAQVLLDAGANVNAVDKNKNTPLHYAAGYGRKECVSLLLDNGAAVTLQNLDSKTPIDVAKLNNQLDVVKLLEKDAFL, from the exons ATGGCTTCAAGTTCAGAGAAATCAACTCTTCTACCTTCag ATGAGCAAAACGATACCAAGGAAGAGAGTAAGAGTACTAAACCAGAATCAGGCTCAGGAGCTTCGCCTTCACCTTCACCTTCACCGACTGATTTCAGTGCTTTTGATTTCTCAGGCATGGCTGGTATTCTCAAT GATCCAAGTATCAAGGAGCTAGCTGAGCAAATAGCTCAAGATCCTTCCTTTAACCAGTTAGCTGAGCAGCTTCAGAGATCTGTTCCAACCGCCTCGCATGAAGGAGGTTTACCTAACTTTGATCCAGAACAGTATATGAAGACCATGCAACAGGTTATGGAGAATCCTGAGTTTAGGACAATGGCTGAGCGTCTTGGTAACGCTTTGGTGCAG GATCCACAAATGTCTCCTTTTTTGGAGGCTCTAGGTAACCCTGCAGCAACAGAGCAGTTTGCAGAGCGTATGGCGCAAATGAAAGATGATCCGGAGTTGAAACCTATACTTGCTGAGATTGATGCTGGTGGTCCTTCTGCTATGATGaa GTACTGGAATGATAAAGATGTGTTGGCAAAGCTGGGTGAAGCAATGGGTATAGCTGTTGGAGGAGACCAGAGTGTTGCTCCTAAACCTGAGGAGGCTGAAGAaggggaagaggaagagtctATTGTTCACCAAACTGCTAGTTTCGGTGATGTGGAG GGCTTGAAAGCGGCATTGGCATCTGGTGgtaacaaagatgaagaagactctgAGGGAAGGACAGCGTTGCATTTTGCATGTGGATATGGCGAG ATGAAATGTGCTCAAGTCCTTCTGGATGCTGGAGCAAATGTGAATGCGgttgacaaaaacaagaacacaccATTGCATTATGCTGCTGGTTATGGGAGGAAAGAGTGTGTAAGCCTTCTCCTAGACAATGGTGCTGCAGT TACTCTGCAAAACTTGGACAGTAAAACTCCCATTGATGTGGCCAAGCTGAACAATCAGCTCGATGTGGTGAAACTACTTGAGAAAGATGCTTTCCTCTGA
- the LOC104791001 gene encoding AP-1 complex subunit sigma-1, translated as MIHFVLLVSRQGKVRLTKWYSPYTQKERSKVIRELSGVILNRGPKLCNFIEWRGYKVVYKRYASLYFCMCIDEADNELEVLEIIHHYVEILDRYFGSVCELDLIFNFHKAYYILDELLIAGELQESSKKTVARIISAQDQLVEAAKEEASSISNIIAQATK; from the exons ATG ATACACTTTGTGCTTCTAGTTAGTCGGCAAGGAAAAGTAAGGCTCACCAAATGGTATTCGCCTTATACACAGAAGGAAAGATCTAAG GTCATACGCGAACTCAGCGGTGTGATTCTGAACCGAGGTCCCAAGCTCTGCAATTTCATCGAATGGAGAGGATACAAGGTTGTCTacaaaag ATATGCAAGTTTGTACTTCTGCATGTGCATTGATGAGGCGGATAACGAGTTAGAGGTATTGGAGATAATTCATCACTACGTCGAGATTCTTGACCGTTACTTTGGCAGT GTGTGTGAACtcgatttgatttttaacttcCACAAG GCGTATTATATACTGGATGAGCTGTTGATCGCCGGTGAACTTCAAGAGTCGAGCAAGAAGACAGTTGCAAGGATAATTTCAGCCCAG GATCAATTGGTGGAAGCTGCGAAAGAGGAggcaagttccataagcaataTTATTGCTCAGGCTACCAAGTAG
- the LOC104791012 gene encoding 3-hydroxy-3-methylglutaryl-coenzyme A reductase 2-like, which produces MEDLRRRFLIRNNDEETSNVAVATPPRKASDALPLPLYLTNTFFLALFFATVYFLLSRWREKIRNSTPLHVVDLSEISALFGFVASFIYLLGFFGIDLIFRSSSDDDVWVNDEDLRRKVPCGQSLAPLIVHSPDSDLVSVEDEEIIKSVVEGTIPSYSLETKLGDCKRAAAIRREAVQRITGKSLTGLPLEGFDYDSILGQCCEMPVGYVQIPVGIAGPLLLDGVEYSVPMATTEGCLVASTNRGCKAIHLSGGALSVLMKDAMTRAPVVKFPSIMRAADAMFYLEDPANFERLSLIFNKSSRFARLQKITCTIAGRNLYPRFACGTGDAMGMNMVSKGVQNVLDFIKTEFPDMDVVGITGNYCSDKKASGVNWIEGRGKHVVCGALIKAEIVEKVLKTSVAALVELNMLKNLTGSAMAGSLGGFNAHASNIVSAVFIATGQDPAQNVESSHCMTQIEAEGNDLHISVSMPCIEVGTVGGGTQLASQSACLNLLGMKGSNNEAPGLNAQQLARIVAGTVLAGELSLMSAIAAGQLVKSHMKYNRSSRDIGPSSQVNR; this is translated from the exons ATGGAGGATCTCCGTCGTAGATTCCTGATCAGAAACAACGACGAAGAAACCTCCAATGTCGCCGTCGCTACTCCTCCTCGCAAAGCCTCTGACGCGCTTCCTCTTCCGTTGTACCTGACCAACACTTTCTTCCTCGCTCTCTTCTTCGCTACTGTTTATTTCCTCCTCAGTCGATGGCGTGAGAAGATCCGTAACTCGACGCCTCTTCACGTCGTTGACCTCTCTGAGATCTCCGCTCTCTTTGGTTTCGTTGCTTCCTTCATCTACCTCCTTGGTTTCTTCGGTATCGATCTTATTTTCCGATCTTCTTCCGATGATGATGTTTGGGTTAACGATGAGGATTTACGGAGGAAGGTCCCCTGTGGTCAATCCCTAGCTCCATTGATTGTTCATTCCCCTGATTCGGATCTTGTTTCggtggaagatgaagagattATTAAATCAGTGGTTGAAGGAACCATCCCGTCTTACTCATTGGAGACGAAGCTCGGAGATTGCAAACGAGCTGCAGCGATTAGGAGAGAAGCGGTTCAGAGGATAACCGGTAAGTCGTTAACCGGTCTTCCGTTGGAAGGTTTCGATTACGATTCGATTTTGGGGCAATGCTGTGAGATGCCAGTTGGGTATGTTCAGATCCCAGTGGGAATTGCGGGACCGTTGCTGCTCGATGGGGTTGAGTATTCAGTGCCAATGGCTACAACTGAAGGTTGTTTGGTTGCTAGTACTAATAGAGGTTGTAAAGCTATTCACTTGTCTGGTGGTGCTTTAAGTGTTCTGATGAAAGATGCAATGACTAGAGCTCCTGTTGTTAAGTTCCCTTCTATAATGAGAGCTGCTGATGCCATGTTTTATCTCGAAGATCCTGCTAATTTTGAGAGATTGTCTCTCATTTTCAACAA ATCGAGTAGATTTGCTAGACTTCAGAAGATTACATGCACGATTGCTGGAAGGAATCTATATCCGAGGTTTGCGTGTGGTACTGGTGATGCTATGGGGATGAACATGGTCTCCAAAGGTGTTCAGAATGTCTTGGATTTCATAAAGACCGAGTTTCCTGACATGGATGTTGTTGGCATCACAG GGAATTACTGTTCGGACAAGAAGGCTTCGGGTGTAAACTGGATCGAAGGACGTGGTAAGCATGTTGTATGTGGAGCCTTGATTAAGGCTGAGATTGTGGAGAAAGTGTTGAAGACTAGCGTTGCGGCTCTTGTAGAGCTTAACATGCTCAAGAACCTTACTGGTTCAGCCATGGCGGGTTCTCTTGGTGGGTTCAATGCTCATGCAAGCAATATTGTCAGCGCTGTGTTCATCGCCACTGGCCAAGACCCAGCTCAAAACGTGGAGAGCTCACACTGTATGACCCAAATTGAAGCTGAGGGCAACGACCTTCACATCTCTGTCTCAATGCCTTGCATTGAG GTTGGTACTGTTGGAGGTGGGACACAACTTGCATCACAATCAGCTTGTTTGAATCTGCTCGGTATGAAAGGATCAAACAACGAGGCACCTGGTTTGAACGCACAGCAATTGGCAAGAATAGTGGCTGGTACAGTTCTAGCAGGAGAGCTATCACTAATGTCTGCTATTGCAGCTGGACAGCTAGTGAAGAGCCACATGAAATACAACAGATCGAGCAGAGACATTGGCCCTTCGTCTCAAGTCAACAGATGA